In the genome of Anaerosporomusa subterranea, the window CCTTCACCTTCAGCAATCAAGCCCAATAGCAAATGTTCAGTGCCAACATAACCGTGGCGGTATTTTGCAGCCTCTTGGTAAGCCAGTTCCATCACCTTATTAGCCCGATCAGTAAATTTGTCAAACATTATAATTCCTCCCCATCTTGTTCAGTCTTCGTTTGCGACGCTTGTGCAAGCTTTTCTCGAATTACCCTAGCCCTAAGCTGATCCCGCTCCGCGGCATCATACTCAGGCTTACCATATTGCTTTATAAGATAGTGCGGCCGGATCGTGACCAAAAGTTCGTTAAAAACCTGAGCCTCGACTGCATCAAGGATTCCCAGATCCACTCCTAAACGAACTTCGCTGAGAAGAGCAAGCGCCTCTTGAGCGGAAATACTGCGGGCGAACCGTAACACGCCATAGGCCCGCCATATACGATCAGTCAGTGATACCCCGGCGTCTGCCAGTAAAGCGCCTCGCGCTCCCCGTTCTTGTTCAACCACTTGGCGAGCAACACTGGTTAGATTATCGACTATTTCTTGCTCGCTATAGCCTAACGTTAGTTGATTAGATAATTGAAACATGTTACCAGAAGCCTCTGTTCCCTCGCCATAGATACCGCGTACTGCCATGCCTAACTGAGTCGCTGCAGACACCATTCGCTGTATTTGTTTAGTCAACACCAGGCCAGGCAGATGCAGCATAACAGATGCGCGTAATCCTGTCCCGATATTTGTAGGGCATGACGTCAGATAGCCCAGCTGTTCACTATAGGCAAAATCCAGCTGCGATTCCAACATGTCATCAATACTATTTGCATTGACATATGCCTCTGCTAAGTCCAACCCTGGACGCATGCATTGTATGCGCAAATGATCTTCTTCATTGACCAGGATGCTGACTGCGGCGTCATCTCGTAAAATAATTGATCGTTCACAAGGCTCCTCAACATGACCAGGACTGGTTATATGGCGTTCCACTAGAACGAAGCGTTCAAGCGGATTTAGACTATCCAGTCGTATAGCAGCATATTGGTGACCGCTCTTCTCCAACTCAGGAATGACGTCATCGACTTGCGTCACAACTTGGGCTAGTTGTTTACCATCTGCTCGGTTAGGGAACGGAATGCCGGAAAGATTCCGCGCTAAGCGAATCCGACTTGATAGTACTACATCACTATCTGCATTACTCGGCTTCATCCATGATAAAACAGGTTCAGCCAGCCATTGTTCTGCTATTGACATGTCTGTCCCCCCCTCTCCCGTTCCTCAAGTTCTCGCTCCAGGTTTCTTATCTCATCTCTCAGCTTTGCAGCGTTTTCATATTCTTCTCTAGCAATATAGGTATCCAATTGTCGCTTCATTTTCTTGATATTTTGCCTGGCAGCTAAAGCGCCGCCTGTGCGCTGCGGCACTTTGCCAGTGTGCACGTTGGCACCATGTATTCGTCGCATCATTCGCCCCAGTCGATCAGCAAATGTCGAGTAGCAAACACTACAGCCGATCTTGCCATTATGGCTGAAATCACCATAAGACATCCCGCAATTCGGACAAACTGTTGCCGATTTCTGTTGCGTTTCAACATATCCCTGATTAAACATGCCCTTCAGTAAATCCTGTACAGACAAGCCAGCGTCTGAGGTGAAACTAAACTCTCCCGCTTTCTGAGCACAATATTCACAAAGATGCTTTTCTGTTTTCTGATTGTTATTCACTTTGGTAATGTGTACACAAGCCGGCCGTTTTTGGCAGTCATCACAAATCATCTCGACTCGCCTCCTCATACTAATTATTGCTTAAGCTACTCAGCAACGAACGCAAGATATACAGCCTCTCTGTCGCCTCTATTCGTTGCTGAAACAAATGAAATACGGTTAAGATCAGCGATTCTTCTCTAGCTGATAGTAGGCCGTTTTCTCGCAATCGTCTGACAGACGATTCTAAATCAGCCTGTGACATCGGTGCAGCCTCGCTATGATTGGTCTGAAAACTCTCCGCAGGCATGCGGGCAATACGAATATAGCCGCCCGTACCCCGCCTGGACTCCACAATGAAACCCCGTTCACTGGTAAAGCGAGTGCTTAACACATAGCTAATCTGCGAAGGAGCACACTCCAGTTCATCAGCCAATTCATTACGCTGTAACAAGACAATATCCTCCGCTTGGTCGGATAAGCGCCGCAGGATAAACTTTTCGATAATGTCAGCTAAGTTCGCCACAACAATTCCCCCAAAAAAGTTTGACCTTGTTTGACTTTAATTTGATCTTATTCGACTTTTGCACTTTTTGCAAGTACAATTTATAAGTATTATTGCCCACAAATTGTAATCAGAGTTTATTATCGCCAAATATCTCTGCAAAGATAACAAATTCGCCCATTATCGCTTTTAAAAAGAAAAAAACCGCTACTGCGGTCTTAAGGAAGCACTGGGCACTATTCCACAGAGTAAAGGAGGTCACACAGAGGACACAGAGTTTCAAAATAGTAATCATCTTACATCCTCTGTGACCTCTTTTTAACTCTGCGCCCTCTGTGGAAACGTAGCCTCGGTCTCTACGAAATTTATAATTTTATAGTTAAGTTAATCAACCTGTAATACCATGAACTTCAAATAGTTTGTCTCCGGCGCAGCCGGTAAAATGGGATGGTCTTTGGCTTGGTAACGATAATCAACTTGACGAATAGTCCGTCTTGCGTCTCTTGCGGCATCAACTATGACAGCGCTAAACAGATCACGGTCCATGTGATAAGAACAAGAGCAGGTGATGAGAAAGCCTCCCGGTTTGGTCAGCTTAAGTCCTCGGAGGTTGATTTCTTTGTAGCCACGAACCGCTCCCTCCAACGCACTGCGGCTTTTCGTAAAGGCCGGCGGATCGAGAATAACGACATCAAACAGTTTCCGTTCATCGCTCATCGCCCGTAGCGCGTCAAATGCATTGGCCACTTGAAAGTCACAGCAACTCTCGACACCGTTTAAGGCAGCATTTCTTTTGGCGAGACTAATAGCGTCCTCAGAGATATCGATTGAGGTCACCTTTTTCGCTCCATACAATGCTGAATGTACACTAAAAGAACCAGTGTGGCAGAAGCAATCAAGAACCTCCGCCCCTCCAACCAACGGGCGAATAGAGGCCCGGTTTTCGCGTTGGTCATAGAAGAAACCAGTTTTTTGTCCATTCTCAATATCAGCATAAAAGGGAATGCCGTTCTCTTTAACCTGTATGATTGTATCAAAGTTGCCTTTAAGAAATCCCTTACGCTGCTCTAGCCCTTCTAACCGTCGAACGGGAACATCATTACGTTCATAGATGCCATCTGGTTCAAACATTTCATCTAGTATAGAGACAATCTCGGCGCTATACTGATCGATGCCGAGCGCCAGGCTTTGCATAACCAAATACTTGCCAAACTTGTCCACAACCAGACCTGGCAGAAAATCTGCTTCACCAAAAATCAGCCGACAATAGTCCGGTTCAGCAAGAAAGCGTTTTCTGTACGCCCACGCACGTTCGATGCGTCGACGAAAGAAATCTTTATCAATCGATTCCTGCTCACGAGTCAAGATCCGAACAATGATCTGCGAACGTGGATTAATATAGCCTCTGCCAATAAAGCGTTGCCTGTGATTATACACATCGACTATATCGCCTGGTTCAAACTGGCCAATGATCTCGCCAATTTCCGTTTGGTACACCCAGGGGTGACCGTTCTCCACTCTGTGCTGAGCACCTTTGCGGATGATGATTCGAGCTTTGATATCCATAGTTACCCTCTTTCAAACAAACTTGTCATCAATAAATAGATTCTCGTTATAGTTCTTAATCCTGCCTGGAGTAGTATGCCCAGGAAAATCGTGCAAGTTACGCAGGCTGTTTTTAGAACATTGGATTCGAAGGCCTATTATTCCTGCAGGAAATGGAAAATAACTCATTTATTTACCTTAGCATCGGTATCAGAAAGTACTAGTGGAGAATCACGCGAAAATGGACTTTACATTGTCCTACAATAGCTATATAATGAGAATCTGTATAATGTATATAATAATTGGCGCAGGACAGCCTTGTTCTTTAATTAATTTTGATTTTTGCCCGTTAATTGAGGAATAGCCAACGCCTCAAAAATGGATCACATAGAAGGGGCGATGTGTAGTGAAGGTTATCGGTAAGCATCTAACAGTTGACATGTACGGTTGTAGCTTTGAATGTCTGGATGACCTAGACTTTATAAAAGAAGCTATGTTAACGGCAATAACAGAGTCTAGTATGACACTTCTTGACTTTACCTCCTACAAGTTTGAACCCCAGGGACTGACAGCGATGGCGCTGCTGGCGGAAAGTCACATGAATATTCATACCTATCCTGAACTGGGTTACGCAGCAGTCGACGTTTTCACCTGCGGCGACCTAAGTCGCCCGGATAAGTCAGTCTCAATACTG includes:
- a CDS encoding protein arginine kinase encodes the protein MSIAEQWLAEPVLSWMKPSNADSDVVLSSRIRLARNLSGIPFPNRADGKQLAQVVTQVDDVIPELEKSGHQYAAIRLDSLNPLERFVLVERHITSPGHVEEPCERSIILRDDAAVSILVNEEDHLRIQCMRPGLDLAEAYVNANSIDDMLESQLDFAYSEQLGYLTSCPTNIGTGLRASVMLHLPGLVLTKQIQRMVSAATQLGMAVRGIYGEGTEASGNMFQLSNQLTLGYSEQEIVDNLTSVARQVVEQERGARGALLADAGVSLTDRIWRAYGVLRFARSISAQEALALLSEVRLGVDLGILDAVEAQVFNELLVTIRPHYLIKQYGKPEYDAAERDQLRARVIREKLAQASQTKTEQDGEEL
- a CDS encoding UvrB/UvrC motif-containing protein produces the protein MICDDCQKRPACVHITKVNNNQKTEKHLCEYCAQKAGEFSFTSDAGLSVQDLLKGMFNQGYVETQQKSATVCPNCGMSYGDFSHNGKIGCSVCYSTFADRLGRMMRRIHGANVHTGKVPQRTGGALAARQNIKKMKRQLDTYIAREEYENAAKLRDEIRNLERELEERERGGQTCQ
- a CDS encoding CtsR family transcriptional regulator, translating into MANLADIIEKFILRRLSDQAEDIVLLQRNELADELECAPSQISYVLSTRFTSERGFIVESRRGTGGYIRIARMPAESFQTNHSEAAPMSQADLESSVRRLRENGLLSAREESLILTVFHLFQQRIEATERLYILRSLLSSLSNN
- a CDS encoding class I SAM-dependent rRNA methyltransferase, whose translation is MDIKARIIIRKGAQHRVENGHPWVYQTEIGEIIGQFEPGDIVDVYNHRQRFIGRGYINPRSQIIVRILTREQESIDKDFFRRRIERAWAYRKRFLAEPDYCRLIFGEADFLPGLVVDKFGKYLVMQSLALGIDQYSAEIVSILDEMFEPDGIYERNDVPVRRLEGLEQRKGFLKGNFDTIIQVKENGIPFYADIENGQKTGFFYDQRENRASIRPLVGGAEVLDCFCHTGSFSVHSALYGAKKVTSIDISEDAISLAKRNAALNGVESCCDFQVANAFDALRAMSDERKLFDVVILDPPAFTKSRSALEGAVRGYKEINLRGLKLTKPGGFLITCSCSYHMDRDLFSAVIVDAARDARRTIRQVDYRYQAKDHPILPAAPETNYLKFMVLQVD
- the speD gene encoding adenosylmethionine decarboxylase, whose amino-acid sequence is MKVIGKHLTVDMYGCSFECLDDLDFIKEAMLTAITESSMTLLDFTSYKFEPQGLTAMALLAESHMNIHTYPELGYAAVDVFTCGDLSRPDKSVSILKQFLKPERMKITNIRRGDFGSESDMKPKVKTSAGPMTRVRSTSAKVLRFLSQKKKK